The window ATTGCAATCCTGAAAAAGCCGTCATACTTTCTGCTCCATGGTGATCAAGGTTTCAAACGAAGCGGCAAGACGAATTTTTCTGGCGCGGCAGGGGCTTTCCTCGCCGCCCGGCAAGGCTCTTTCCAAGAGCGACCTGCTGCAGCTGATAACCGATATCGGTTTTGTGCAGGTGGACAGCATCGGCACGGTGGAGCGCGCCCACCATCAGATTATCTTCTCCCGCAACCAGACCTACAGGCGTGATCATCTGACCACGCTTTTGGAAAAGGACCGGGCGCTGTTCGAGCACTGGACGCATGACGCTTCCATCGTGCCGACGGAATTTTATCCCTATTGGAAGCACCGCTTCCGCCGGCGCGAGCCGATCATTCAGGAGCGCTGGCGCAAATGGCACGGCGAGGGTTTCGACGCCGCTTTCGGTGAAACGCTGGAGCGCATTGCGGCAACCGGCCCGGTTCTGGCGCGGGAGCTGAAGGAAGAGGGGCACCAGTCCGGCGGCTGGTGGAACTGGCATCCTTCCAAGACCGCGCTCGAATATCTCTGGCACACCGGCAAGCTCGCGATTGCCGGCCGCGTGAACTTCCAGAAGGTCTATGATCTCGCCGAACGGGTGATTCCCGGCGAGCATCACGAAACCGAGGTGGAGCACGCCGAATTTGTCGACTGGGCCTGCCGCGAGGCGCTGAAGCGGCTGGGCTTCGCCACCCACGGTGAAATCGCCGCCTTTTTCGATCTCGTCACCCCGCAGGAGGCGAGGGACTGGGTCAAAAGCCATCGCGATGAACTC is drawn from Agrobacterium tumefaciens and contains these coding sequences:
- a CDS encoding winged helix-turn-helix domain-containing protein, with product MVIKVSNEAARRIFLARQGLSSPPGKALSKSDLLQLITDIGFVQVDSIGTVERAHHQIIFSRNQTYRRDHLTTLLEKDRALFEHWTHDASIVPTEFYPYWKHRFRRREPIIQERWRKWHGEGFDAAFGETLERIAATGPVLARELKEEGHQSGGWWNWHPSKTALEYLWHTGKLAIAGRVNFQKVYDLAERVIPGEHHETEVEHAEFVDWACREALKRLGFATHGEIAAFFDLVTPQEARDWVKSHRDELCEVSLLASDGDTARPSYAFAGFTADLTDVPEPSSRVRVLSPFDPLLRDRNRTERLFGFYYRIEVFVPEPKRQYGYYVFPLLEGDRVIGRIDMKADRKRSTLDVRRLWLEPGVRASAGRLEKLDAELVRLAKFTGVESVNYLEGWREEN